The following proteins come from a genomic window of Metarhizium brunneum chromosome 2, complete sequence:
- the chr4 gene encoding Chitin synthase regulatory factor 4 — protein sequence MAPQFGATFVPGGFDDYYLPEVVAPSPQRVTPQVPQNMQDDLQRLELEATDSEKRETREAPSQYSRQPSLSTITPRHSYPQTDQSGVPNTVTTQVDSDITAYKDTEGRAQRLDTMGRDAPSFSPFPKVAGDNIPPADDSKEEILWNARKHVLHSQDVRMQISWAGDVLIWAEIAMDAVARESAEKPRPATPRIEHELRLDALNIVNYLAGQEHPQALYMRSKWLEFGKFGHRVDKREAYSGYKRAAELGNARSEYRMGMLYEQSNDMSKAKEHYYKGMSLKDSAALYRMGMMSLLGQHGETKDYAVGLERIRAAADGSDEDAPQGSYVYGMLVGRDLPDINVPDGLLPYNLETAKMYVEKAAYLGFAKAQLKMGQAYELCQLGCEFNPSYSLHYYGLAAKQGLPEAALGVSRWFLFGYEGVFKKNEELAFKYAQEAAAARLPTGEFAMGYYYEIGIHVNQSIPDARKWYQLAADHGNKDAIGRLESLSHDKSLSKQDHETTTLTRIKSQHGSQRGKRPDRFKQPQHMPTLSETTPLSPTDNKPHLSQPAYTKSHSATASPRLSPQPSPGIKPTIVSEQANLPDPSRASLVGTDRPQAFNIRLEGNAPQPMRSHSAAPYPDDDRPAPLNVNRPHSTAPYPEDDVPAPSRRRYGHGLQPAHGPQADRPSSAFGIKPQSAGPRPIPISHSTGSLQPPAPAGPPQSRVASAGWEPQGHPGAYRQSSPGPGLSGQRPQPGDPMYGRSDSGQPPISGKMAGGKLQKQPGQQPYSSVSPTSADFGRDYGPRTSSRPASEMPPQHDLRNNSHGYERFSRVPGATGRPERLSSLPPQDTHQPPRVSTGFGQTTSSQHRPGPVSGKPASAPPNATGKRPSEANHPSGPATQSAASAPAKPAKGPATFEDMGIPQGKQDGDCVVM from the exons ATGGCACCTCAGTTCGGGGCGACTTTCGTGCCCGGAGGCTTCGATGATTACTACCTGCCCGAGGTCGTGGCCCCTTCTCCGCAGAG GGTCACCCCTCAAGTTCCCCAAAATATGCAAGATGACTTGCAGCGCCTAGAATTAGAGGCCACAGATAGTGAAAAGCGAGAAACTCGCGAAGCCCCGTCACAATACAGCCGACAACCATCGCTGTCTACAATCACGCCACGTCACTCTTACCCCCAAACTGATCAGTCAGGAGTGCCAAACACGGTTACGACCCAAGTCGACAGCGATATAACGGCATACAAAGATACCGAGGGTCGGGCACAGCGACTTGACACCATGGGGCGCGATGCCCCGTCTTTTTCTCCGTTTCCCAAGGTCGCTGGCGACAACATTCCTCCGGCCGATGATTCAAAAGAGGAAATTCTGTGGAATGCTCGCAAACACGTTTTGCACTCGCAGGATGTGAGGATGCAGATCAGCTGGGCTGGGGACGTCCTGATCTGGGCCGAAATTGCCATGGATGCCGTGGCACGAGAATCTGCAGAAAAACCCCGGCCAGCTACACCTCGCATCGAACACGAACTACGACTAGACGCGCTGAATATCGTTAATTACTTGGCCGGACAGGAGCATCCCCAGGCTTTGTACATGCGCTCCAAGTGGCTAGAGTTCGGCAAGTTTGGACACCGGGTCGATAAACGTGAAGCGTATAGCGGCTACAAGCGAGCAGCAGAGCTAGGGAACGCAAGATCTGAGTATCGCATGGGCATGCTTTATGAGCAGTCCAACGACATgtccaaagccaaagagCACTACTACAAAGGCATGAGCTTGAAGGACTCGGCAGCCCTATATCGTATGGGCATGATGAGTCTCCTTGGGCAGCACGGTGAGACCAAGGACTATGCTGTCGGGCTGGAACGTATTCGGGCTGCCGCAGATGGCTCTGATGAGGACGCGCCACAAGGTTCATACGTGTACGGCATGTTGGTAGGACGCGACTTGCCAGACATCAACGTCCCCGACGGTCTGCTGCCGTATAATTTGGAGACAGCCAAAATGTATGTTGAGAAAGCGGCGTATCTCGGGTTTGCCAAAGCCCAACTGAAGATGGGTCAAGCTTACGAACTCTGCCAACTCGGTTGCGAGTTTAATCCGTCCTACTCGCTGCATTACTATGGCTTGGCCGCCAAACAAGGACTTCCAGAAGCTGCTCTCGGCGTCAGTCGATGGTTTTTGTTTGGCTACGAAGGTGTATTCAAGAAGAACGAGGAGCTCGCTTTCAAGTATGCACAggaagctgctgccgctAGGCTTCCAACTGGCGAGTTCGCTATGGGTTACTATTACGAAATCGGCATCCACGTGAACCAGAGTATCCCGGATGCGCGAAAATGGTATCAGCTCGCAGCCGATCATGGAAACAAGGATGCCATTGGCCGTCTGGAATCTCTCAGTCATGACAAGAGCCTCTCGAAACAAGACCACGAGACGACGACCTTAACACGAATCAAGTCTCAGCACGGTTCCCAGAGAGGCAAGCGACCAGATCGTTTCAAGCAGCCTCAGCATATGCCCACACTGAGTGAAACGACACCGCTTTCGCCAACAGACAATAAACCACACCTCTCGCAACCGGCGTACACAAAATCTCATTCGGCAACGGCTTCACCGCGTCTATCTCCTCAGCCGTCTCCTGGCATCAAACCAACCATTGTTTCGGAACAGGCGAACCTCCCGGATCCATCAAGAGCCTCCCTCGTGGGGACTGATCGACCTCAAGCCTTTAATATCAGACTCGAAGGAAACGCACCGCAGCCCATGCGTTCGCACTCCGCGGCACCGTATCCAGATGACGATAGGCCCGCACCTCTTAACGTGAACCGCCCTCATTCAACAGCGCCATATCCTGAAGACGATGTTCCGGCGCCGTCTAGAAGAAGATACGGTCACGGTCTGCAGCCTGCTCATGGCCCGCAAGCAGATAGACCATCAAGTGCCTTTGGTATCAAGCCTCAGTCTGCTGGGCCGCGTCCCATTCCCATATCCCACTCGACAGGTAGTTTGCAGCCTCCTGCACCAGCCGGTCCTCCTCAAAGCCGAGTTGCGTCTGCCGGGTGGGAACCTCAGGGTCATCCTGGCGCGTACAGACAATCAAGCCCTGGACCTGGTTTAAGCGGTCAACGGCCTCAACCCGGTGATCCCATGTATGGTCGATCAGACAGCGGTCAGCCTCCCATTAGCGGAAAGATGGCTGGCGGAAAGTTACAGAAACAACCCGGCCAACAGCCATACTCCTCGGTATCGCCAACTAGCGCCGATTTCGGGCGAGACTATGGACCCCGTACATCATCACGCCCTGCGTCGGAGATGCCACCACAGCATGACCTTAGAAATAATTCCCATGGTTATGAGCGATTTTCCAGAGTGCCAGGAGCCACAGGTCGCCCTGAAAGACTTAGTTCCCTGCCACCACAGGATACCCATCAGCCGCCGAGAGTGTCGACGGGCTTTGGACAAACAACATCTAGCCAACATCGGCCTGGCCCTGTGTCCGGCAAACCAGCAAGTGCTCCGCCAAATGCCACGGGAAAGCGACCCTCTGAGGCGAATCATCCGTCTGGTCCCGCTACTCAAAGTGCTGCAAGCGCCCCTGCAAAGCCTGCCAAAGGACCTGCAACGTTTGAAGATATGGGAATTCCACAGGGGAAGCAAGATGGCGACTGT GTCGTAATGTGA
- the RPN12 gene encoding 26S proteasome regulatory subunit RPN12 produces MAERNVSQILGQLKHSPSMSYPEANALLSKAKLALLSLNALTPSQSTSPQLLALARETFEQGALFAIRARNPEAFTRYVQQLQPFYELPSATLPPNLPERNKVTGLSLLLLLTQGRYAEFHSELEGLANRDGGGSSGDVEGDRYLGYPIRLERWLMEGSYDRVWKAMKSSEVPCDEYGVFSEILKNQIRSEIASSSERAYPSLPISSTKSLLFLDSEGDVIQFAKYRGWVVRDGHIYFPDAADSSEDSGQSKDISQVIIENTLGYARELETIV; encoded by the exons atggccgaaCGCAATGTCTCTCAGATTCTCGGGCAGCTCAAGCATTCTCCGTCCATGAGCTATCCTGAAGCAAATGCGCTTCTTTCCAAGGCCAAACTCGCCCTTCTGAGTCTAAATGCCCTCACCCCCAGCCAGTCGACGTCGCCTCAACTTCTGGCCCTCGCTCGCGAGACCTTTGAACAAGGCGCCCTCTTCGCCATCAGAGCACGCAACCCAGAAGCCTTCACGCGTTATGTGCAACAACTTCAGCCTTTCTATGAGCTCCCCTCAGCGACTCTCCCACCGAACTTACCCGAACGAAATAAAGTGACTGGATTGagcctccttcttctcttaACGCAAGGTCGCTATGCCGAATTTCACTCGGAGCTTGAAGGCCTTGCCAATCGCGATGGGGGTGGCAGTTCCGGAGATGTGGAAGGCGACCGGTACCTCGGATACCCTATCCGACTGGAAAGATGGCTGATGGAGGGCAGCTATGACCGAGTATGGAAGGCAATGAAGAGCAGTGAAGTGCCATGCGACGAATACGGCGTCTTCTCAGAG ATTTTGAAGAACCAGATCAGGTCTGAAATCGCAAGCAGCAGTGAGCGCGCGTATCCAAGTCTGCCGATTAGCTCCACCAAATCTCTACTATTCCTGGACTCCGAGGGTGATGTGATTCAATTTGCCAAGTACAGAGGCTGGGTGGTCAGAGATGGGCACATATACTTCCCAGATGCAGCAGACTCCAGTGAGGACAGCGGCCAGAGCAAGGACATCAGCCAGGTGATCATAGAAAACACGCTAGGATATGCTCGGGAATTAGAGACTATTGTGTAA